A genome region from Blautia coccoides includes the following:
- a CDS encoding amidohydrolase family protein: MHDFKIWDSHVHLFPPEIYQNWEKYAVRDNWFALLTKKPENGKGTEEAWANAEEALECADKAGIYGLVMQGWYWNDEGLMTMHNDYMADMMKRHPDRLKGFISINPKFREKAISEIERCAKLGFTGIGELGPGGNGYDFEDPDLIDVLECAQHYGLAVCIHCGEPVGHAYPGRDFTSLAPIPGLVKKYPDLKLILAHMGGGLPFYEMNPKYSGKFENVYYDTAANPLLYHIRSFRAVISMIGSKRLLFGSDFPLLLYPSKCREMDFSMFVEDIREHAGLTQEEWNDVMGDNLLRFLK; this comes from the coding sequence ATGCATGATTTTAAAATCTGGGACAGCCATGTTCATCTCTTTCCCCCTGAGATTTACCAGAACTGGGAGAAATACGCTGTCAGGGACAACTGGTTTGCCCTTCTCACAAAAAAGCCGGAAAACGGCAAGGGAACCGAAGAAGCCTGGGCCAATGCCGAGGAAGCTCTGGAATGCGCAGACAAAGCCGGCATTTACGGTCTTGTCATGCAGGGGTGGTACTGGAATGACGAAGGCCTGATGACCATGCACAACGATTACATGGCTGACATGATGAAACGCCATCCCGACAGACTGAAAGGCTTTATTTCCATCAATCCCAAATTCCGCGAAAAAGCCATCTCCGAAATTGAGCGGTGTGCCAAACTGGGCTTCACCGGTATCGGAGAGCTGGGTCCCGGGGGAAACGGATATGATTTTGAAGATCCCGATCTTATAGACGTTCTCGAGTGCGCACAGCATTATGGTCTTGCCGTATGCATCCACTGCGGAGAACCGGTGGGCCATGCCTATCCGGGCAGGGATTTTACAAGCCTTGCCCCCATTCCAGGGCTGGTGAAAAAATACCCGGATTTAAAGCTTATTTTAGCACATATGGGGGGCGGACTGCCCTTCTATGAAATGAATCCAAAATACAGCGGAAAGTTTGAAAATGTATATTATGACACAGCCGCCAATCCCCTGCTCTACCACATCCGAAGCTTTCGGGCTGTCATCTCCATGATCGGCAGCAAACGGCTGCTTTTCGGAAGTGATTTCCCGCTGCTCCTCTATCCCTCCAAATGCAGGGAGATGGATTTCTCCATGTTTGTGGAGGATATCAGAGAACATGCGGGACTTACACAGGAAGAGTGGAATGATGTGATGGGGGATAATCTGCTTCGGTTTCTGAAATAA
- a CDS encoding DUF1292 domain-containing protein: MSEETFTANIGGCDPSDCASCSSNCSSAGKGSIPRVPNPTIKLTLEDNTVLECAVLTTFPVEDFGEFIALVPLDKDGKSTSGETYLFRYAEDEEGNPVVTNIEREDEYMAAAESFHEFIAGLPSEQDMEEKE, encoded by the coding sequence ATGAGTGAAGAAACATTCACAGCAAATATCGGCGGCTGCGACCCAAGCGACTGCGCTTCCTGCAGCTCAAACTGCTCCAGCGCCGGCAAAGGTTCCATTCCCAGGGTTCCAAACCCCACGATCAAACTGACCCTGGAAGACAACACCGTTCTGGAGTGCGCAGTGCTCACCACATTCCCGGTGGAAGACTTCGGTGAGTTTATTGCCCTTGTTCCCCTCGACAAGGACGGTAAGAGCACATCAGGAGAGACTTATCTGTTCCGCTACGCGGAAGACGAAGAGGGCAATCCTGTAGTGACCAATATTGAACGGGAGGATGAGTACATGGCTGCCGCAGAGAGTTTCCATGAATTTATTGCCGGTCTTCCCAGTGAACAGGATATGGAAGAAAAAGAGTAA